The following coding sequences are from one Enterococcus sp. 4G2_DIV0659 window:
- a CDS encoding MFS transporter: protein MKNKYMPTALGLYINYIVHGMGVLIIMQNKDALAAQWHTNIEGVSGVVAMLGIGRLVAILISGWLSDKFGRKPFVYLGMFIYALFFAGILFSPSVPVAMAFGVVAGIANSCLDSGTYPALMESFPKTAGTASVLIKAAVQIGQFALPFIIAFLGSSGLWFGWSFVVCLALLCVNALFLLKLPFPDSDNKAAEKEGEEVEQAPVTTFKSKPKMHIEGVAFVIYGFISQATFYLISQYISLYGQEVASMTENSAKLLVSYYSTGSLICVGVTAVVAAKIRPVNLVLPYTFASFLSISAMWLFPTPTVLTIGAVLVGFFAAGGVMQLGLTVMGEMFPAGKGTITGIFYTFGSIASFAIPVVSGKIANSDPHGIMLLDTVIAGIGFVLAVIIFIRYRQTIDTSK, encoded by the coding sequence ATGAAAAACAAGTATATGCCGACAGCGTTAGGGCTGTATATTAACTATATTGTTCACGGGATGGGCGTCTTAATCATTATGCAAAACAAAGACGCATTGGCGGCCCAATGGCACACAAATATTGAAGGAGTTTCTGGTGTTGTTGCAATGCTAGGGATCGGTCGTTTAGTAGCTATCTTGATATCTGGTTGGTTGTCAGATAAATTTGGACGTAAACCATTTGTTTATTTAGGAATGTTTATTTATGCTTTATTTTTTGCAGGAATCTTGTTCAGTCCAAGTGTTCCTGTAGCAATGGCGTTTGGTGTTGTTGCAGGGATAGCCAATTCATGTCTTGATTCTGGTACGTACCCAGCTTTAATGGAATCTTTTCCAAAAACAGCTGGAACAGCAAGTGTCTTGATCAAAGCAGCCGTTCAAATCGGACAATTTGCCTTGCCATTCATTATTGCGTTTTTAGGAAGTAGTGGTCTTTGGTTTGGATGGTCATTTGTAGTTTGTTTAGCATTATTATGTGTTAATGCTTTATTCTTATTGAAATTGCCTTTCCCTGATTCAGATAATAAAGCAGCTGAAAAAGAAGGCGAAGAAGTCGAGCAAGCACCAGTTACAACGTTCAAAAGTAAACCCAAAATGCATATTGAAGGAGTCGCTTTTGTTATTTATGGTTTTATTTCTCAGGCAACATTTTATTTGATTAGTCAATATATTTCTCTTTATGGACAAGAAGTTGCTTCTATGACAGAAAACTCAGCGAAATTATTGGTTTCTTACTATTCAACAGGATCGTTGATTTGTGTTGGTGTTACGGCCGTTGTTGCAGCTAAAATTCGTCCAGTTAATTTAGTATTGCCCTATACATTTGCTTCCTTTTTATCAATTAGTGCTATGTGGTTATTCCCGACACCTACAGTCTTAACTATCGGTGCTGTTTTAGTTGGTTTCTTTGCAGCAGGTGGTGTAATGCAGTTAGGTTTAACTGTTATGGGAGAAATGTTTCCAGCTGGTAAAGGGACAATTACTGGGATTTTCTATACATTCGGTAGTATTGCATCCTTTGCTATTCCGGTAGTTTCTGGTAAAATCGCTAATAGCGACCCACATGGTATTATGTTATTAGATACGGTGATTGCAGGAATTGGTTTTGTTTTAGCAGTCATTATCTTTATCCGTTATCGTCAAACAATCGACACATCTAAATAA